The genomic interval ATTTTGTGTAACTCATGATGCGCCCCGTTAAGGTGATAAGGTCGCAGATCGACGGCTTTGCCGGTTTGTGTGAACCGGCAATCTCTAGCGCAAATAAACGCCGTGCAACAGCGCAACGATCAACGTTTCAGGATATACTCCAAAATTTCACGCGCGACCTCCGCGTTCTCAGTTTTGTTTTTGATCAAATAGTGATGGTGCAAGCCGGGATTGGTGTTGATCTCATTGATCACGCCGCCCGCGTCTTGCAGCGGATTGGTAATGTCCGGCGTGATCAAATCTACTCCGACTAATTCGAGGCGAAACAGCGCGGCGATTTCAGCGCCGATTTGGATGATCGAAGGATGAACCGAGGCGCGCACGGTTTCATTCTCCGAGGCGGAATTCTGATTCACCACGGTTTTTAATCTCACCGTTTCACCCGCCGCCGGTACGGCGCTCAATTTGTATCCGCGCTCGCGCAAACAAAGCTGGCATTCGTAATCAGCTTGCAGCGGTGAAAGCGCAACGATTTCGTCGCCCTGCAGCCGCCGGCGATTCTCCACATGCATCAATTGCGCAATGCTGTGCTTGCCGTCGCCGGTCACCACGGGCGAATCGCGGCGCACGGCATCGAGAAACTTCCCGCCCAAATACAACAGGCGATACGAGCTGCCGGCCATCTCTTTTTCGATCAACAGCCGCGTTGAGAACGTTGCGGCCCTAAGCGAAGCTTTGCGAAGCTGTTGCCGGTTGCGGATTTTGGTGGTGATGCCGTTACCTGCGCCGGTGGCGGCGGCCGGTTTCACCACACAGGCGCCGCCGATTTTCTGCATGAAATCGTATGCCTTCGCCAGACTGTGCAGAGTATATTCGCGATAATCCTGAATCGGGTAGTTCCGCTCGGAAAGGATGCGATGCACCAGGGGCTTGTTGCCGGCGAGCCGCAAACTCAGGTGATCATCCAGCATCACCTTGGATTGCAGAACAAAGGTGTATTGCGCGCCACGGCTGATTTTGGAAAAGCCATAGCCGAAGTCTTCGATTTTTGCGCCCATGCGGCCGGCGACTTCGCGCCAAAGTTGATCATAAAAGCGCTGGCGGAAGGTTTC from Cytophagia bacterium CHB2 carries:
- a CDS encoding cyanophycin synthetase; translated protein: MKRIYLEMSVYYHRLRRYVNDHRVVDRPKFETFRQRFYDQLWREVAGRMGAKIEDFGYGFSKISRGAQYTFVLQSKVMLDDHLSLRLAGNKPLVHRILSERNYPIQDYREYTLHSLAKAYDFMQKIGGACVVKPAAATGAGNGITTKIRNRQQLRKASLRAATFSTRLLIEKEMAGSSYRLLYLGGKFLDAVRRDSPVVTGDGKHSIAQLMHVENRRRLQGDEIVALSPLQADYECQLCLRERGYKLSAVPAAGETVRLKTVVNQNSASENETVRASVHPSIIQIGAEIAALFRLELVGVDLITPDITNPLQDAGGVINEINTNPGLHHHYLIKNKTENAEVAREILEYILKR